Proteins encoded by one window of Actinopolymorpha sp. NPDC004070:
- a CDS encoding amidohydrolase family protein encodes MLDLLVCGGTVVDGDGGPPYPADVAVEGDRIVAVEPLPGAKARRRVDAAGHFVLPGLIDPHSHSDWSILGNPEAQSTIRQGVTTEVVGNCGVTYAPLGPKSARQAAATLAAFGYDGPVDWRGFGELLQRVESVGTSQNLAWFVGHSALREAAGVGTGSPGDDQLAAMRDLLAEALDAGALGMSSGLEYGAGRAAGTEELTDLAGVLRAHGARYASHIRNRDAALGEAVEEFFAVARAAGGRAQLSHLNVREDTGAAPDAWHRAVERLAAERATGGDVLADMTPYDEGIGMATGLLPPWLLSAGPEEAARRLADPGVRNRLRADCDRYWRFVHRGGWGRVRLQASPATPELEGLAFPAIAERLGCDEWDAFFDVLAAAGPDLAAVQLLGRLFSDEHVAEAVAHPLFCLGVDAFTSRVDGPLAARSRHPLFFAGHVHYLAHHVRDNGTLPLETAVHKMTAMVADHFGLAGRGRLRPGAFADVAVVDLAGLRERSTVASPHAYAHGVPFVIVNGAVVVDDHDHTGARAGRYLPRSR; translated from the coding sequence ATGCTCGATCTCCTCGTCTGCGGCGGGACGGTGGTCGACGGCGACGGTGGACCTCCCTACCCCGCGGACGTCGCGGTCGAGGGTGACCGGATCGTCGCGGTCGAGCCGCTGCCCGGTGCGAAGGCCCGCCGGCGCGTCGACGCCGCCGGCCACTTCGTCCTTCCCGGGCTGATCGATCCGCACAGCCACAGCGACTGGTCGATCCTCGGCAACCCCGAGGCCCAGAGCACGATCCGCCAGGGGGTCACCACCGAGGTCGTCGGCAACTGCGGTGTCACCTACGCACCACTCGGGCCGAAGTCTGCACGCCAGGCGGCGGCGACGCTCGCGGCGTTCGGGTACGACGGTCCGGTCGACTGGCGCGGGTTCGGTGAGCTTCTGCAGCGGGTGGAGTCCGTCGGCACGTCGCAGAACCTCGCGTGGTTCGTCGGGCACAGCGCTCTTCGCGAGGCCGCGGGGGTCGGTACGGGGTCGCCCGGCGACGACCAGCTCGCCGCGATGCGCGACCTGCTGGCCGAGGCGCTGGACGCCGGGGCGCTCGGCATGTCGAGCGGTCTGGAGTACGGCGCGGGCCGCGCGGCCGGCACCGAGGAGCTGACCGACCTTGCTGGTGTGCTCCGTGCGCACGGCGCGAGGTATGCCAGCCACATCCGCAACCGGGACGCGGCACTCGGCGAGGCCGTCGAGGAGTTCTTCGCGGTGGCTCGCGCAGCCGGAGGCCGCGCCCAGCTGTCGCACCTCAACGTACGAGAGGACACCGGAGCGGCGCCGGACGCGTGGCATCGTGCGGTCGAACGGCTCGCGGCCGAACGCGCCACCGGCGGTGACGTGCTGGCCGACATGACGCCGTACGACGAGGGGATCGGCATGGCGACCGGACTGCTCCCGCCGTGGCTGCTGTCCGCCGGCCCGGAGGAGGCAGCGCGGCGGCTCGCCGATCCGGGCGTACGGAACCGGCTGCGGGCCGACTGCGACCGGTACTGGAGGTTCGTGCACCGGGGTGGCTGGGGCCGGGTGCGGTTGCAGGCCAGTCCTGCGACGCCGGAGCTGGAGGGGCTTGCCTTTCCCGCGATAGCCGAACGGCTCGGCTGCGACGAGTGGGACGCCTTCTTCGACGTCCTCGCTGCCGCGGGGCCCGACCTCGCGGCGGTGCAGCTGCTCGGCCGGCTGTTCAGCGACGAGCACGTCGCGGAGGCGGTGGCGCATCCGCTGTTCTGCCTGGGAGTCGACGCGTTCACCAGCCGGGTGGACGGCCCGCTGGCGGCGCGGTCGCGGCATCCGTTGTTCTTCGCCGGGCACGTGCACTACCTGGCCCATCACGTGCGTGACAACGGCACCTTGCCGCTGGAGACGGCCGTGCACAAGATGACCGCCATGGTCGCGGACCACTTCGGGCTGGCCGGCCGTGGCCGCTTGCGGCCGGGTGCGTTCGCTGACGTCGCGGTGGTCGACCTGGCCGGGCTGCGGGAGCGCTCCACGGTCGCGTCTCCGCATGCGTACGCGCACGGCGTGCCGTTCGTGATCGTCAACGGCGCCGTGGTCGTCGACGACCACGACCACACCGGCGCGCGAGCAGGCCGCTACCTTCCGCGCTCTCGATGA
- a CDS encoding helix-turn-helix domain-containing protein, which yields MGRWEPDAQGRMMRAAIELFDERGFDKTTAGDIAERAGVTERTFFRHFTDKREVLFAGSDVMERTAHDAIETASADLSPLDAALVGMVAAGGLLADRHDHAVRRARIVAANPSLHERELLKLAALTEATVRALHGRGVDEPTAGLAAHSAVTVFQVAFVRWVSSDDPPNFADCVADAAAALRELR from the coding sequence ATGGGGCGCTGGGAGCCGGACGCGCAGGGCCGGATGATGCGGGCCGCGATCGAACTCTTCGACGAGCGCGGCTTCGACAAGACCACCGCCGGCGACATCGCCGAGCGGGCCGGGGTCACCGAACGCACCTTCTTCCGGCACTTCACCGACAAGCGCGAGGTACTGTTCGCCGGCTCCGACGTCATGGAACGAACGGCGCACGACGCGATCGAGACCGCATCGGCCGACCTCTCCCCGCTCGACGCCGCGCTGGTCGGGATGGTCGCGGCGGGCGGTCTGCTGGCAGACCGGCACGATCACGCCGTACGCCGAGCCCGGATCGTCGCTGCCAACCCGAGCTTGCACGAGCGCGAGCTGCTCAAGCTCGCCGCGCTGACGGAGGCGACGGTCAGGGCACTGCACGGTCGCGGCGTGGACGAGCCGACCGCGGGCCTGGCGGCCCACAGCGCGGTGACCGTCTTCCAGGTCGCCTTCGTACGTTGGGTTTCCAGCGACGATCCGCCCAACTTCGCCGACTGCGTGGCGGACGCCGCGGCCGCCCTACGCGAGCTCAGGTGA
- a CDS encoding MASE1 domain-containing protein: MAAASFVTARLGLLVGVEPGEASPIWPPTGLGLAALLLLGFWMWPGIMLGSMAANVFTSPPIANVPTAIGTTLACLCAYWALRKIHFRTDLDRLKDALALVFLAAFGAMLISSTIGTTLLLFQGDVQARDFLPAWLTWWTGDAMGVLLVTPLLLTLVKLPWRRRVDWLKLTEISALLAATFALVLITEAVFGILFLTFPLIVWVGWRFQLPGAAPVGLLASSVAINTAVRGTGAFAGHTMAERMVILQLFNGSIALVALLLSVAIVERQRSRAELERTCSRLGDVINHLDQAMRPTRESSLRRWAEHAQDDRP; the protein is encoded by the coding sequence TTGGCGGCCGCCTCGTTCGTGACGGCCCGACTCGGACTCCTCGTGGGGGTGGAGCCAGGCGAGGCCAGTCCGATCTGGCCCCCCACCGGGCTCGGGTTGGCCGCTCTTCTACTCCTGGGCTTTTGGATGTGGCCCGGGATCATGCTGGGATCGATGGCTGCCAATGTCTTCACCAGTCCTCCCATTGCGAACGTTCCCACCGCGATCGGAACCACCCTCGCCTGCCTGTGCGCGTACTGGGCCCTGCGCAAGATCCACTTTCGAACGGACCTTGACCGGCTGAAGGACGCACTCGCGCTTGTGTTCCTCGCGGCGTTCGGAGCGATGCTCATCAGTTCCACCATCGGAACCACACTGCTCCTCTTCCAGGGAGACGTACAGGCAAGGGACTTCCTCCCGGCGTGGCTTACCTGGTGGACCGGCGACGCGATGGGCGTCCTGCTGGTCACGCCACTGCTACTGACCCTCGTAAAGCTCCCATGGAGACGGCGCGTCGACTGGCTGAAGCTGACCGAGATCTCCGCCTTGCTCGCGGCCACCTTCGCACTCGTCCTCATCACCGAAGCGGTGTTCGGGATCCTGTTCCTCACCTTCCCGTTGATCGTCTGGGTGGGATGGCGGTTCCAGCTTCCCGGGGCCGCACCCGTCGGGCTACTCGCTTCGAGTGTGGCCATCAACACTGCCGTGCGCGGGACCGGTGCGTTCGCCGGGCACACCATGGCCGAGAGAATGGTGATCCTTCAGCTGTTCAATGGTTCGATCGCGCTGGTCGCACTGCTCCTCTCCGTAGCCATCGTCGAGCGCCAGCGATCGCGCGCAGAACTCGAGCGGACCTGCAGCCGGCTCGGAGACGTCATCAACCACCTTGATCAAGCCATGCGGCCGACCAGGGAGTCCTCCCTTCGGCGGTGGGCAGAGCACGCACAAGACGATCGACCATGA
- a CDS encoding endonuclease: MATRQQIAQALISRHGTTYAEEAGIRLCDAPSPLYQLLVLSTLLSARIGADIAVAAARELFRAGYRTPAAMRDASWQDRVDALGRGHYRRYDERTSTMLGAGADLVLERWKGDLRRLHAEAGDAGEVAKLLQLVPGIGPTGASIFCREVQGVWTDLAPYVDNRTAKGAEAVGLPSSPGELSKLAGETDLPRLVAGCVRASLSKDIAADVRG, translated from the coding sequence ATGGCTACCCGACAGCAGATCGCCCAGGCCCTGATCAGCCGGCACGGCACGACGTACGCCGAGGAGGCCGGCATCAGGCTGTGCGACGCACCCTCGCCGCTGTACCAACTGCTCGTCCTGTCCACGTTGCTGTCCGCGCGCATCGGCGCCGACATCGCGGTCGCGGCGGCTCGGGAGCTGTTCAGGGCGGGTTACCGGACGCCCGCGGCCATGCGGGACGCGAGCTGGCAGGACCGGGTTGACGCCCTCGGGCGCGGGCACTACCGCCGTTACGACGAACGCACGTCGACGATGCTCGGTGCGGGTGCCGACCTCGTTCTCGAACGCTGGAAGGGTGATCTGCGCCGCCTGCACGCCGAGGCCGGTGATGCCGGCGAGGTGGCCAAGCTGCTCCAGCTCGTACCTGGTATCGGTCCCACAGGTGCGTCGATCTTCTGCCGCGAGGTGCAGGGCGTGTGGACCGACCTCGCGCCGTACGTCGACAACCGCACCGCGAAGGGAGCAGAAGCGGTCGGTCTGCCGTCCTCGCCGGGCGAGCTGAGCAAGCTCGCCGGCGAAACCGACCTGCCCAGGCTGGTCGCGGGCTGCGTCCGCGCTTCGCTGTCGAAGGACATCGCCGCCGACGTCCGCGGCTGA
- a CDS encoding mandelate racemase/muconate lactonizing enzyme family protein — MKITAVKCAVLGTNPVVRIVTDEGIDGFGVVESRKYYLKPVVGFYEQYLLGQDPTEVERVMLRIRRMGGTKPWGSAVSAIEIALWDLAGKAAGLPVHRLLGGKVRDRVRVYNGGVRFPRKGHRPEDFADVMRQMRDAPQGFSIIKQAIGFHDPMVAEMEGLLYGEVRTGPPHPSRGPMTERGLNHAVECVRAMKEVLGEEIGLALDCGPGWTVPDAIRFAQRLEPLNLLWLEDLLAGDYVPYADAGAYREVTRATSTPIHTGEQLYLRQSFLELVGNRAVRVIGPDPCDVGGLAELKWIAEYADMHGVLMAPHGVGDGVLGVAALVQVSATLPDNYVAFEYPIASHDWWYDIVEGLPDPIVRDGHIEVWDRPGLGVTLVPEAAKKYLAEEDHDFFD, encoded by the coding sequence GTGAAGATCACCGCGGTGAAGTGCGCTGTACTCGGAACTAACCCCGTCGTCCGCATCGTGACCGACGAGGGGATCGACGGCTTCGGGGTCGTGGAGTCCAGGAAGTACTACCTCAAGCCGGTCGTCGGTTTCTACGAGCAGTACCTCCTCGGCCAGGATCCGACCGAGGTCGAGCGGGTCATGCTGCGGATCCGCCGGATGGGCGGCACCAAGCCGTGGGGGAGTGCGGTCAGCGCGATCGAGATCGCGCTGTGGGACCTGGCCGGCAAGGCCGCGGGTCTTCCTGTGCACAGGTTGCTCGGTGGGAAGGTGCGCGACCGGGTCCGCGTCTACAACGGCGGGGTGCGGTTTCCGCGGAAGGGTCACCGGCCCGAGGACTTCGCCGACGTGATGCGGCAGATGAGGGACGCACCGCAGGGCTTCAGCATCATCAAGCAGGCGATCGGGTTCCACGACCCGATGGTCGCGGAGATGGAAGGTCTTCTTTACGGCGAGGTGCGCACCGGCCCGCCGCATCCCTCGCGTGGGCCGATGACCGAACGCGGTCTCAACCACGCGGTCGAGTGCGTGCGCGCGATGAAGGAGGTGCTGGGCGAGGAGATCGGGCTCGCTCTGGACTGCGGGCCGGGCTGGACGGTCCCGGACGCGATCAGGTTCGCCCAGCGCCTGGAGCCGCTGAACCTGTTGTGGCTTGAGGATCTGCTCGCCGGAGACTACGTGCCGTACGCCGACGCCGGCGCCTACCGCGAGGTCACCCGGGCCACGTCGACACCGATCCACACCGGCGAACAGCTCTATCTGCGGCAGTCGTTCCTCGAGCTTGTCGGTAACCGCGCGGTGCGGGTGATCGGCCCGGACCCGTGCGACGTCGGCGGGCTGGCCGAGCTGAAGTGGATCGCGGAGTACGCCGACATGCACGGTGTGCTGATGGCGCCGCACGGAGTGGGTGACGGCGTACTCGGGGTGGCCGCGCTGGTGCAGGTGTCCGCGACACTGCCGGACAACTACGTCGCGTTCGAATATCCGATCGCCTCCCACGACTGGTGGTACGACATCGTGGAGGGCCTGCCCGACCCCATCGTGCGCGACGGCCACATCGAGGTGTGGGACCGCCCTGGGCTCGGGGTCACATTGGTGCCGGAAGCGGCGAAGAAGTACCTCGCGGAGGAGGACCACGACTTCTTCGACTGA
- a CDS encoding IS630 family transposase, with protein sequence MLGEGDREDLRRLSRSSSVRAGIAQRARIVLLAAEGATNTAIAEQVGVSRPTVIAWRNRYQSKGLDGLLDAERSGRPRHIDRAKVIAVTLTPPPKKYGVSHWSSRLLARHLGISDHAVATIWREYGVQPWRARSFRFSTDPHLEAKVVDVVGLYLDPPDGAIVLSVDEKSQIQALDRAAPVLPMRPHLIEARSHDYIRHGTSTLFAALEVATGKVTAACKPRHRHSEFLAFLKQIARAYPDTSDRDGDGTGEGAGLHLIMDNYAAHKHPKVRDWLAVNPRIHVHFTPTHASWMNLVECWFSMAERQAIHRGTYRSVHDLNTKLRAYVDGWNERAHPFTWTKTAQQILTKANRKKTSNAEH encoded by the coding sequence ATGCTGGGTGAAGGCGACCGCGAGGATCTGAGGCGACTGAGCCGGTCCTCTTCGGTTCGGGCCGGCATCGCGCAGCGGGCTCGGATCGTGTTGCTGGCGGCGGAGGGGGCGACGAACACGGCGATCGCGGAGCAGGTCGGAGTGTCCCGTCCGACCGTGATCGCCTGGCGAAACCGCTACCAGAGCAAGGGTCTGGACGGACTCCTGGATGCCGAACGGTCCGGCCGGCCCCGCCACATCGACCGGGCGAAGGTGATCGCGGTGACGTTGACGCCGCCGCCGAAGAAGTACGGGGTGAGTCACTGGTCGAGCCGGTTGCTGGCCCGCCACCTGGGCATCTCTGACCACGCTGTTGCCACGATCTGGCGTGAGTACGGGGTGCAGCCGTGGCGGGCACGGTCGTTCCGGTTCTCCACCGACCCGCACCTGGAAGCCAAGGTCGTCGACGTGGTGGGGCTGTATCTGGATCCGCCCGACGGCGCGATCGTGTTGTCGGTGGATGAGAAGTCCCAGATCCAGGCTCTGGACCGCGCCGCGCCGGTGTTGCCGATGCGGCCGCATCTGATCGAAGCCCGTTCCCACGACTACATCCGCCACGGCACCTCGACTCTGTTCGCCGCGCTGGAAGTCGCCACCGGCAAGGTCACCGCGGCCTGCAAGCCGCGGCACCGCCACAGCGAGTTCCTCGCCTTCCTCAAACAGATCGCACGCGCCTACCCCGACACCAGCGACCGCGACGGCGACGGCACCGGTGAGGGCGCCGGCCTGCACCTGATCATGGACAACTACGCGGCACACAAACACCCCAAGGTCCGCGACTGGCTGGCCGTCAACCCCCGGATCCACGTCCACTTCACCCCCACCCACGCGTCCTGGATGAACCTGGTCGAGTGCTGGTTCTCCATGGCCGAACGCCAGGCCATCCACCGCGGCACCTACCGCAGCGTGCACGACCTCAACACCAAGCTCCGCGCCTACGTCGACGGCTGGAACGAACGCGCTCACCCCTTCACCTGGACCAAGACCGCGCAGCAGATCCTGACCAAGGCGAACCGTAAGAAGACCTCAAACGCAGAGCACTAG
- a CDS encoding GAF domain-containing protein, translated as MAIDTQTPLVVADLPADERYDPPPEWRRAMTDIGLGIAIPLVASGEALGALVAVWRRGSDAERAATSEFDDVQMFASHAAAVLQRVRTQQQHARSDLWLEAAGQLARLLLTDVDRDHAMRTVGERLQQTSGADIVGVIIADACDTTNVASVIFEGLETATPPDVRLPRQGLVAAVLDSGEPIVSKDYTRQHGYDPPAQWSSQFATVGLGMLMPMAVDGEVLGVLFAGWRRNSPHEQEAFTEAEQVQTFADLAALALYRSRSQDYHDQLIALQERDRLARELGDAVLQRLYAAGLQLVTSHDLAAEPQLKRRLMTTVHTLDQANEEIRKAFFHREPTESGNDPET; from the coding sequence GTGGCTATCGACACACAGACGCCGCTCGTCGTGGCAGACCTACCCGCGGACGAACGCTACGACCCGCCGCCCGAATGGCGCAGAGCCATGACTGACATCGGCCTGGGAATAGCGATCCCCCTGGTCGCGTCAGGCGAGGCCCTCGGCGCGCTGGTGGCGGTTTGGCGCCGCGGATCGGACGCGGAACGAGCCGCCACGAGCGAGTTCGACGATGTGCAGATGTTCGCCAGCCACGCAGCTGCCGTCCTCCAACGCGTACGCACCCAGCAGCAACATGCACGAAGCGACCTCTGGCTCGAAGCCGCAGGACAATTGGCGCGACTACTGCTCACCGACGTTGACCGCGACCACGCGATGCGCACGGTAGGTGAACGGCTGCAGCAGACCTCCGGAGCAGACATCGTCGGCGTGATCATCGCAGACGCCTGCGACACCACGAACGTTGCTTCCGTGATCTTCGAGGGCCTGGAAACTGCCACGCCGCCCGACGTCCGACTACCCAGGCAGGGGCTGGTAGCAGCCGTGCTCGACTCGGGCGAACCCATTGTGAGCAAGGACTACACCCGTCAGCACGGGTACGACCCTCCTGCCCAGTGGTCGTCGCAGTTCGCCACTGTGGGGCTTGGCATGTTGATGCCGATGGCTGTCGACGGAGAGGTTCTCGGTGTCCTGTTCGCCGGATGGCGCAGGAACTCACCACACGAGCAGGAAGCCTTCACCGAGGCCGAGCAGGTCCAAACATTCGCCGACCTGGCAGCGCTGGCGCTGTACCGAAGTCGCAGCCAGGACTACCACGACCAGTTGATCGCGCTACAGGAACGTGACCGGCTCGCCAGAGAGCTCGGTGACGCCGTGCTCCAGAGACTGTACGCCGCAGGACTTCAACTGGTGACCAGTCACGATCTCGCAGCCGAGCCCCAACTGAAACGCCGCCTAATGACGACCGTTCATACGCTGGACCAGGCCAACGAGGAGATACGTAAGGCCTTCTTCCACAGGGAGCCGACGGAATCCGGCAACGACCCAGAAACTTGA
- a CDS encoding mandelate racemase/muconate lactonizing enzyme family protein, translated as MRIREIRVAGLRGATPPGGWSAELQPDDVVHTLVAVHTDDGPVGVGSVFTSEALVRGAVEVLHPLLLGENALEPERVTEKLHQNTFWLGRGGSVTHAISGIDIALWDILGQVTGQPVGRLLGGRYRDRVLPYASLLMDEPAVLAEELQRLAAQGFRAYKIGWGPFGRGGATTAQDERIVAAAREAIGPDALLAVDAGGSDAHWQGDYKWALRTAHMLADHDVAWFEEALRPDALEDFVALRRNAPVPISGGEVLTRRQAFTPFLRAGAFDIVQPDVTKVGGLSESRRIAWSAQEHGSRLIPHGWNTAVGLAADLQLVSALPDTDLVEYKTGSPYIDELVDGGWSLDADGMLAIPSDPGLGLTLDPDAVARFTGGADLLG; from the coding sequence ATGAGGATTCGTGAGATTCGCGTGGCCGGCCTGCGAGGCGCGACGCCACCAGGTGGCTGGAGCGCGGAGCTGCAACCGGACGACGTCGTACACACGCTCGTGGCCGTGCACACCGACGACGGACCGGTCGGGGTCGGCAGCGTCTTCACCAGCGAGGCCCTGGTCAGGGGAGCGGTGGAGGTGCTCCACCCACTGCTGCTGGGAGAGAACGCGCTGGAACCCGAGCGCGTCACCGAGAAGCTGCACCAGAACACGTTCTGGCTTGGCCGGGGTGGCTCGGTCACGCACGCGATCAGCGGGATCGACATCGCGTTGTGGGACATCCTGGGACAGGTGACGGGTCAGCCGGTGGGGCGGCTCCTCGGCGGCCGCTACCGCGATCGCGTTCTGCCGTACGCGTCGCTGCTGATGGACGAGCCGGCGGTGCTGGCTGAGGAGCTGCAACGCCTTGCCGCACAGGGTTTCCGGGCGTACAAGATCGGCTGGGGTCCGTTCGGGCGCGGCGGTGCGACGACCGCGCAGGACGAACGTATCGTCGCCGCGGCCAGGGAGGCGATCGGACCGGACGCGCTGCTCGCGGTCGACGCCGGCGGCAGCGACGCCCACTGGCAGGGCGACTACAAGTGGGCGTTGCGCACCGCCCACATGCTCGCGGACCACGACGTGGCATGGTTCGAGGAGGCGCTGCGACCGGACGCGCTGGAGGACTTCGTGGCGCTGCGCAGGAACGCGCCGGTGCCGATCTCGGGTGGCGAGGTGCTCACCCGGCGTCAGGCGTTCACGCCGTTCCTGCGTGCCGGCGCCTTCGACATCGTCCAGCCCGACGTGACCAAGGTGGGCGGCCTGTCGGAGTCCCGCCGCATCGCCTGGTCGGCGCAGGAGCACGGATCCCGGCTGATACCGCACGGCTGGAACACCGCCGTCGGCCTGGCCGCCGACCTGCAGCTGGTGTCCGCGCTGCCCGACACCGACCTGGTGGAGTACAAGACCGGCTCGCCCTACATCGACGAGCTTGTCGACGGCGGATGGAGCCTGGACGCCGACGGCATGCTCGCCATCCCGTCCGATCCGGGTCTCGGACTCACACTCGACCCCGACGCGGTGGCTCGCTTCACCGGCGGTGCCGACCTGCTCGGCTGA
- a CDS encoding SDR family oxidoreductase, with product MRVFVTGASGWIGSAVTDELLAHGHKVVGLARSEESAAAIEAKGATAHRGDIDDLDSLAAGAAAADAVIHLAFRHDFTDYAGAGRTEHAAVARMLDAIEGGDRPFLVASGLAMGSSGPVLTEDDESPFRGADSMRGGSENLALDRAGRGVRPVALRFAASVHGMSDHGFVARLTEIAKERGASGYIGDGSNRWPAVHRSDAARLVRLALEKAPAGSRVHAVAEEGLRTRDIATAIGDHLGLPTESVAPEDADAHFGWIGRFFGMDAVASSARTRELLGWEPTGPTLFEDIAAGTYAPVDLPE from the coding sequence ATGCGCGTATTCGTCACCGGCGCCTCCGGCTGGATCGGCTCGGCGGTCACCGACGAACTCCTCGCCCACGGCCACAAGGTGGTCGGCCTGGCTCGCTCCGAGGAGTCCGCCGCCGCCATCGAGGCCAAGGGCGCGACCGCCCACCGAGGCGACATCGACGACCTCGACAGCCTCGCCGCCGGTGCGGCCGCGGCCGACGCCGTCATCCACCTCGCCTTCAGGCACGACTTCACCGACTACGCCGGTGCGGGGCGCACCGAGCACGCCGCCGTCGCGCGGATGCTGGACGCCATCGAGGGCGGCGACCGGCCGTTTCTGGTCGCCTCGGGACTGGCGATGGGGAGCTCCGGGCCGGTCCTGACCGAGGACGACGAGTCGCCGTTCCGGGGCGCGGACTCGATGCGCGGTGGCAGTGAGAACCTCGCACTCGACCGCGCCGGTCGCGGGGTCCGGCCGGTGGCGCTGCGGTTCGCCGCGAGCGTGCACGGCATGAGTGACCACGGTTTCGTCGCGCGGCTCACCGAGATCGCGAAGGAGCGCGGAGCCTCCGGGTACATCGGGGACGGCTCCAACCGCTGGCCCGCCGTACATCGAAGTGATGCTGCGCGGCTGGTCCGGCTCGCGCTGGAGAAGGCGCCCGCCGGCTCCCGGGTGCACGCGGTGGCGGAGGAGGGTCTTCGTACCCGCGACATCGCCACCGCGATCGGCGACCACCTCGGCCTCCCCACGGAGTCGGTCGCACCGGAGGACGCCGACGCGCACTTCGGCTGGATCGGCCGCTTCTTCGGGATGGATGCGGTCGCGTCGAGCGCCCGGACTCGCGAACTCCTCGGCTGGGAGCCGACCGGACCGACGCTCTTCGAGGACATCGCCGCCGGGACGTACGCGCCGGTGGACCTGCCGGAATAG
- a CDS encoding dihydrofolate reductase family protein: MGRVLTHMTMSLDGFVADPKDQVGELFEWYEAGDVTVPNPNDTVSFRVDAASAEVLRDLTENVGALVAGRRLFDIAGGWGDNHPVGAPVVVVTHRIPEDATTKWPRTTFTDSVEAAIDAARNIAGERDVTIASASIIQQALALGLVDEVCVSLVPVLFGEGIPYFGKLGESHLLLEDPIVVQGRRAVHLRYPVRR, encoded by the coding sequence ATGGGCAGGGTGCTGACTCACATGACGATGTCGCTGGACGGGTTCGTCGCAGACCCGAAGGACCAGGTGGGGGAACTCTTCGAGTGGTACGAGGCCGGGGACGTGACCGTGCCGAACCCGAACGACACCGTCTCCTTCCGGGTCGACGCGGCCAGTGCGGAGGTGCTGCGGGATCTGACCGAGAACGTCGGCGCACTCGTCGCCGGACGACGGCTGTTCGACATCGCCGGAGGGTGGGGTGACAACCACCCGGTCGGCGCCCCGGTGGTCGTCGTCACCCACCGCATCCCGGAGGACGCCACCACGAAGTGGCCGAGGACGACGTTCACCGACAGCGTCGAAGCCGCGATCGACGCGGCCAGAAACATCGCCGGGGAGCGGGACGTCACCATCGCGAGTGCGTCGATCATCCAGCAGGCACTCGCCCTCGGCCTCGTGGACGAGGTGTGCGTCAGCCTCGTGCCGGTGCTGTTCGGCGAAGGGATTCCCTATTTCGGGAAACTTGGTGAGAGCCACCTGCTCCTCGAGGACCCGATCGTCGTCCAAGGCCGCCGTGCCGTTCACCTCCGCTACCCGGTCCGGCGATAG